Proteins found in one Thermodesulfatator atlanticus DSM 21156 genomic segment:
- the tsaD gene encoding tRNA (adenosine(37)-N6)-threonylcarbamoyltransferase complex transferase subunit TsaD, with protein sequence MKILAIETSCDETAVAILEDGRKILANLVASQEELHRRYGGIVPELASRKHMEVILPLAQEALKKANVTLKEIDAISVTNGPGLIGSLVIGVSFAKSISFAQGIPLVAVDHINAHFLAVFLEEKTPDFPFVALVVSGGHTALFLVKDYLEYFLLGQTRDDACGEAFDKVAKLLGLGYPGGRIISRLAEQGNPKLIPLPRPMLDKNNFDFSFSGLKTAVANYVNDLKRKGLPIPIHDLCAAFEEAVVEVLVTKALSALSATGCQNLVVAGGVAANKRLRAALQKLAQERDFRVFIPRPEFCTDNAAMIGVCGYHKFLRGEFADLELDVYARSQFKRLS encoded by the coding sequence ATGAAAATTTTGGCCATAGAAACCTCCTGCGATGAAACAGCTGTAGCCATTTTAGAAGATGGCCGCAAGATTCTTGCAAACCTTGTAGCCTCACAGGAAGAGCTTCATAGACGCTACGGAGGAATTGTCCCCGAGCTTGCTTCGCGCAAACACATGGAAGTAATCCTCCCCCTGGCGCAGGAAGCCCTTAAAAAGGCAAACGTTACTCTCAAAGAGATAGATGCTATCTCCGTAACCAATGGCCCAGGACTCATTGGCTCCCTGGTCATAGGGGTCTCTTTTGCCAAGTCCATTTCTTTTGCCCAAGGGATCCCCTTAGTTGCTGTTGATCACATAAACGCGCATTTTCTTGCTGTGTTTTTAGAAGAAAAAACCCCTGATTTCCCTTTTGTGGCCTTGGTGGTCTCTGGAGGGCATACTGCACTTTTTTTGGTAAAAGACTATCTTGAATATTTCCTGCTCGGGCAGACGAGAGATGACGCTTGCGGCGAAGCCTTTGACAAAGTTGCCAAGCTCCTTGGCCTGGGATACCCGGGAGGGCGTATCATTAGCCGCCTGGCAGAACAGGGGAACCCTAAACTGATCCCCCTTCCCCGCCCTATGCTTGACAAAAATAACTTTGATTTTAGTTTCTCAGGCCTTAAAACCGCCGTAGCAAACTATGTAAATGACCTAAAGCGTAAAGGGCTCCCTATCCCTATCCATGATCTTTGCGCAGCATTTGAAGAAGCCGTGGTAGAAGTCCTGGTGACTAAAGCGCTTTCTGCCCTTTCGGCCACAGGCTGCCAAAATCTCGTGGTAGCAGGTGGTGTTGCGGCCAACAAACGCCTACGTGCTGCCCTTCAAAAGCTCGCCCAAGAAAGAGACTTCCGCGTTTTTATTCCGCGGCCTGAATTTTGCACCGATAACGCTGCCATGATAGGAGTTTGTGGCTATCACAAATTCTTACGAGGCGAGTTTGCTGACCTTGAACTTGATGTCTATGCCAGAAGCCAATTCAAACGCCTTAGCTAA
- a CDS encoding prenyltransferase/squalene oxidase repeat-containing protein produces the protein MTKLTFKRVIFFIKERLKASGGYGGTKHLPATVEDTFHAIHSLFLLRTLSRLDDEILSISDKKFVKHKWQERSLNFKSAYQILTMLSWTNILPSVDEISSFLEEKSYHLHSLENLFYCSLICKSFGLEFPFNKSPSLSTDPAIKELFFWSTLKKFLGHSMDPSWLSWLELCQNYDGGFGFKPGTTSFIDTTHYALETFSLFGRFPFKTDSVTNFLAACQKPEGGFSRRPGAAAFLDATWHAVSSCYILATKKPALTQINF, from the coding sequence ATGACGAAACTTACCTTTAAAAGGGTAATCTTTTTTATCAAAGAAAGGCTTAAAGCATCTGGAGGATACGGGGGCACCAAACACCTCCCTGCTACGGTAGAAGATACTTTCCATGCTATCCATAGCCTATTTCTCTTACGAACTCTTTCACGTCTTGATGATGAAATCTTAAGTATTTCAGACAAAAAATTTGTAAAACATAAATGGCAAGAAAGAAGCCTTAACTTTAAAAGTGCTTATCAAATTTTAACAATGCTTTCCTGGACAAATATTTTACCCTCAGTCGATGAAATCTCCTCATTTTTAGAAGAAAAATCATACCACTTACACTCACTAGAAAATCTTTTTTATTGTAGTCTCATCTGTAAAAGCTTTGGCCTTGAGTTTCCTTTTAACAAAAGCCCATCTCTTTCTACTGATCCCGCCATCAAGGAGTTATTTTTCTGGTCAACCCTAAAAAAGTTTTTAGGCCACTCAATGGATCCAAGTTGGCTAAGCTGGCTAGAACTTTGCCAAAATTATGATGGAGGATTCGGTTTTAAGCCTGGCACAACTTCTTTTATAGACACTACTCACTATGCCTTAGAGACTTTTTCCCTTTTTGGACGTTTTCCCTTTAAAACCGATAGCGTTACAAACTTCCTCGCCGCTTGCCAAAAACCAGAAGGCGGTTTTTCGCGACGGCCAGGAGCCGCAGCCTTTCTAGACGCCACCTGGCATGCAGTTTCTTCCTGCTACATATTGGCTACTAAAAAGCCTGCTCTAACTCAAATTAACTTTTGA